The Lolium rigidum isolate FL_2022 chromosome 1, APGP_CSIRO_Lrig_0.1, whole genome shotgun sequence region TCAGTTGTAAAGTCAAGCTCCATTTCCCATGCATCGTTGAACCACAAGTTGAATACGAAAACTTTCGTGCCATGGCATCCCATGTCCCTGAACTGTCAGGACATGCATCAGGTCAGCAGCGAGCAATGTTGAAAAAACAAGCCAGACTGGAACTCCAGACCGGAAAAAAAATTGTATAGCTGTTGCAATCCAGACAAGGTCTAGATATTCATTATTAATTTTGGGTCAAAGTAATCAATTGTATCTGAGCACCTAGCATCAAATCAACTGATTATTGAAGAAAAAATGAGAGAATGTCATGGAAGAAATCCAATAAAAAGCGGTTGAACGGATAAAAAGAGAGTAGTAAGTTACTTGATCCAATAATTCCTCTTCTGTAGAAAATGGAGACCACCTCAAAAGAGTGGACAAATTGGAAGAAAAATGATTTTCACCCCGGTCCATTATCCTCTTAGAagtacaagatgattgatcaaattCATAGTCAACCTAGGAGAAAAATACTATCACttgtttagagaaaacagcacagTATCAACTTTCTCAGTTAAACCCCTACATACCCATGCTAACTGATTTTCTGGAGACATTATTAATAAGTACTGACTAAAAGATACTATGATGTACACAAAATTCAGTCAACTCTTATCTAGGTACGAAACAAAAGCATGGTGATGTGGCTGCAGATACTACACTGGTAATATAATTAACAAGTTCAACAAACTGACCACTGGCACCAATATGTCATTGCAGCCGGTTCTCGTAAGAAATGTGTAAGAGAGCAGCCCAACACTTTGTGTCAATCTGCTGTCATATGAAGCATTAAATTGAAAAGTCACTTCGATAAATCAAAGATAATAATGGGAAAATACTGAAATCAGGTTCCGATAGCAAGTTGGCAAGACATGAGAAAAGACGTTCAACACAAGAAGACATCATAAATTACATGTTAAAAGACCATAAATGTGCAAACTAGATATAGCCCAGACTAGAAATGTCTAACTAGCTCTTCGTGACACCAGATGGGATATACATTTTAGGATGGGAGGGCTAGAAGGATGGATGCTTTAAGCAGAGGAAAAAACAACTTTGTTTCGTATTGTGTTTGATCCTAACTAAAGATTCAGAAAGATCATGTCAGAAGATGAAAAGGAAATGAGGCAATTCTAAAGTAGGACAAACGTTTTGTCTTGTCTGCAGCTGAATATGATAGCATCTGCCCCAAGCCTCATTGTGCTAGTTTTGAAGCCATTTCCGTCTGCAGTTGTGATACAAGTCAGCGACTATTTAGCAATGGACAAAAGTAGCACAAGGCATTCACAAGAATTATTACATTGTCCAATCGATGAATTTGTGCATTTATTGGAGAATCCAAAGCTCAGACAATGTCGAAGATACTCTGGACTCATACCGCCTCCATCATCTTGAACATAGGATTAAAAAAGGCACATGAAATACAATATAAATATAATACAGCAGTCAGCCACAGTGCAATTACACAGTACATATATGTACGGTACCTTGTATCACTAGGGAATACTCTCCAGGAGAATATTTAAGTTTATCTATTTTCACATAGGTTGCACCATTTTGCACCTACTCCATGCCGCACATGGAAAACGgaagaaagaagaaaataaaGCATGAGATTCACGGATAATGGTGATAATATTTAGTGTTCATATATTAGAAATCAAAACCTCATCAACAGCATTGTCGAGCAGCTCTGCAATAGCTGTAGCATGAGAGTTAAGCATACGTCAATCAAGAGTCCAGATCTCAATAATCCAGAGCATAAACATATAAAAGCAGAAGTGAAGTGCAGGTTGTATGACGCACCACCAAAGGCCCACTTGTGTGAAGTAGCATTCGAATGAAGAAACTTGGGATTAATCCTTAAGCAGTTCTGGCCATCTaatcaaataaaaaaatcaaCGGTAAGAACAAActgaaaatgaagaaaaaaacaagGCTTTCCTCTTTAATTTTGGTGATTATTAATAGAGGAAGAGGCTAGTGGGGAGAATTCAAACAGAAGATGCTCTCATTCAGGCTTAATGAACTCTGGATACAGCCTCCGAAGTTTAGGATGCCTTATGTAATTAGTATATGTACTAGATGAGTAGATGGAAACTTCTGGCTTCAATGTGGAATATATCCAAAGGAATAAACCCAAGTAAAAAATTAAATAAACTAACTAAAGATGGAAGTAATCAACTCGGTAGGCAGGGTAAACAATCAAGGAGGACTTGATGGTGCATAGGTGGGATTGATATAACAGTGCCCACAATGCAGGTTGGATGCAGCTCACGCATATATGCTTGACAGAGAAGGTGAAGAACGTACTGTTGATGGAAGCTTGAGCAGCAACCTTGTACTCCCCGGCCTTCCAGAACTGGCGAGGAAAATGCGCTGCAGTTGAGACGGGAGGGGAGCAGAGCAATGCATCTGCCTGGTGATTCTGATGCTGTGTGCTTGATGAGGATGGAGTAGCAGCTTGCTCTGACATAGACAAACATGATGAAGCATCTTGTTCCGTCATTGTCGAGGATGCGGCAGCTTCGCATGCATGCTTTGACTGCGTAGCCTCTTCGCCGCGATTATCTGCGGCAACACCCCGTTCTGTAAACGAGGATGGGGCATCTGCGGCCGCAGTTTCAGACTGCATAGTCTCTTCCATGCGGTCGACTGCTGCATTAGGAACCTGATTCCCAGGCTGCATAGTCTCTTCCATGCGGTCGACTGCTGCATTAGGAACCTGATTCCCAGGCTGCATAGTCTCTTCCATGCGGTCGACTGCTGCATTAGGAACCTGATTCCCAGGCTGCATAGCCTCCTGGGCGGCTGGTGTAACAAGAAGCTGATTTGCAGGCTGCATAGCCTGTTGCACACCTTGAAGAAACTCTTGTGTAGGCAACACAAAATGAGCGCTGTTATGCCCTTGAGCGACATAATCTTCTTCCATGGTTAGATCAACAGTTTCCTCTTTAATATGAGGCGCTTGACCTGGCGCCTgagcatcctcctcttcttcgaccatcggctcgtcgtcgtcgtcatcagaaGACAGGTCGATCCAGTCCACTAACGCCATGGCTTAAGCACCTGAAACAAGAAAACCGCGTGAGCAACCGGCGTTGCCAAGCACAGGACAGATGGACAATCCGACTCGTAAACAGTAATAAAAAATTATTTTTGGGTGTGTGCATCCTTGATGTCTCGATTTAATCTAGACAATCATGTAGTTGTAGATGCTGGGTGTATTTGGTATCGATCTTGGTATTAGTACTAATATATATTCCCTTTATTAACGCAAAAATTAGAGGAAGGGACAGGCTGCATTGCCGAAAATGGAAACTCCATTCCATCCCGTCACGCCCAACTGGGGATCACATTTCTTTCGGAGAAAAGAGAGAATTAATAGAGAAGCGAGATCAGAGCAGCGGATTTCAGTGAAACAACCACCCCCAATCCCACGAAGGAAAATGAGAGCTCGATTGGATGGAAGATCTTGATTTCGGGGACGGCAGGAATCGCCGACGCCGGCCCCATCCCCCCACCCCGCCGGCCGTCGTCCGAAGAAATCGGGGGAAATAAACTCGGATAAATAATACCcagcaggcagcagcagcagcaacgagAGCAGGCAGAGAAAAAGAGAAGAGGAAAAAGTTGATGGATTTGGGGGGCATTGCTCAGACACAGCAAAAAAGAAAACCCCAGGACATAAAACAGTACTCAGTACTGAAAGTTAGGGTTCCTCACCCACCCACAAGTGGAATCGGTCGAAAAGTCCGGTCGGATGGTCGCTGCGCGGCGGTCCGGCGGCGGGGACGGGGAGGAAGAGCAGCGAGCCGAGGAGAAATCCTGGGAGAATGAATGGCAGGTTGGGAAGGGGAGGGAGAGCTTGGAGTTGAGTTGAGTTGAGGGCGAGTTTAGCGGACAGGGTTTTGATGGCGCTGCCAGGGGTTGGGCAGGAAACGTGTCAATTGCTGCATTTCGCGGAAGGTGTGTGAGTGACGGACTGGGTGGAGCATTGATGATCAAGGGAAGCCCTGTTGAAACGACCGATCAGGGTAAAGTGGGCGTGTCTTTTGCGCGGCGCTCTGCGGGTGAAAATGGGGCCCGCTGGGCAGCGTCTAGGAGCACACGTGACCTCCCGCcgtggcgatttacacaaaaataactctTTTTTGTGCTGTCTGACGCTGATGTGTGCTTGGTATGACGTGGCAGTATAAAAGTGTTGCGCCGCTCTGAAggacgccacacatccacttataatTACCCAAAACATATTGTAAGACAATCCCccagggacttagccgttttggcgaacctgtttgtgtggcgccgatgcctgtatagtgtggcgccgatgccaaggACGCCACACTAACAGGGTCGCCAAAACGACTAAGGACtaagcgtccggagcccctgaATGTTTTCGATATATAAGTTGACATATGTGGNNNNNNNNNNNNNNNNNNNNNNNNNNNNNNNNNNNNNNNNNNNNNNNNNNNNNNNNNNNNNNNNNNNNNNNNNNNNNNNNNNNNNNNNNNNNNNNNNNNNgttattagtagaggctctggccaagtttttgctcttaactccaagagggagtatttatgctcgatagtgggttcatgcctccattaaatgcaggacgatgtgacggaaagttctaaggttgtggatgtgcttgttgccactagggataaaacattgatgctatgtctaaggatgtagttattgattacattacgcaccatacttaatgcaattgtctcgttgttttgcaacttaatactggaaggggttcggaagataacctcgaaggtggactttttaggcatagatgcatgcttggatagcggtctatgtactttgtcgtaatgcccaattaaatctcactatatttatcatatcatgtatgtgcattgttatgccctctctatttgtcaattgcccgactgtaatttgttcacccaacatgcttttatcttatgggagagacacctctagtgaactgtggaccctggtcctattctcgtacatcgcatacaatctctcgcaatacttgctttacttgttttctcgcaaacaatcatcttccacacaatacggttaatcctttgttacagcaagccggtgagattgacaacctcattgtttcgttggggcaaagtactttggttgtgttgtgcaggttccacgttggcgccggaatccctggtgttgcgccgcattatatcagaacacaaaaaaattagttgctagctttactttatttactgtcttgcactctatatcaaaaacacaaaaaaaattagttacttgcatttagtttacttttgttatcatgtctagctactgcactgttacttcttcacaccgaggaattagtttttacttttaaacaagggtatgaggaaagttttaaagatgcttggtccaggatttttacttcttatcgtaaagctgaacctcaaatgactctaagtttactccttagtaatttttattttggtcttatgattcgctatagatatgccttggatgctctagtgggaggagatttccttcattgcaatggggatcaagcttttaatgccataaagaagttggttgcatcacatgattcagctaataactttgattcagcccttattagcatttataatagattaaacactcttgagacaagtgcatctcgcttaaatgaaaattatggatatatttgtaaccgtcttgatcaagttttagtgaattctgaaccttcattatgggatcctactattaaaattgtcataggtgacgaaactcttcatgctaattgtgatattatgactgaattttccctaatgcctaagagtattcataaatctttgaaactttgggaattcgctgaagggggagaaggaataactcttattgataactctgttataattcctaaaggaatagctgcgggtgtgcatacaaccattcttgggagaacaatatccattgattatcttgtcattgaatgcgcgaggaacaggacaaatcacactcggaagatccctgctgaaactattgggagcgatcatagacatgagagaaggcaccctaaaattcacctctacacccgggggtagccatatattccctaagccaaagagtaagaaaaagaacaagaaaggtaagggtaaatcccaaggtaatgtcgatgcttcatctcttgatgttacttgatatacactttctgcgcctagctgaaaggcgttaaaaaaaagcgcttatgggagacaacccatgtttttactacagtatttttgttttatatttgagtcttggaagttgtttactactgtagaaacctctccttatcttagttttgtgttttgttgttccaagtaaagtctttgatagtaaagttcatactagatttggattactgcgcagtttcagatttctttgctgtcacgaatttcgacctgcctctctgtaggtagctcagaaaaatatgccaatttacgtgcgtgatccacagatatggacgcaactttcattcaatttgggaattttcatttgagcaagtctggtgcctcaataaaatccatctttacggactgttctgttttgacagattctgccttttatttcgcattgcctcttttgctatgttggatgaatttctttgatccattaatgtccagtagctttatgcaatgtccggaagtgttaagaatgattgtgtcacctctgaacatgttaatttttattgtccactaaccctctaatgagttgtttcgagtttggtgtggaggaagttttcaagggtcaagagaggaggatgatatactatgatcaagaagagtgaagagtctaagcttggggatgcccccgtggttcatccctgcatatttcaagaagactcaagcatctaagcttggggatgcccgaggcatccccttcttcatcgacaaattatcaggttccttctcttgaaactatatttttattcggccacatcttatgtactttacttggagcgtctgtttgtttttgtttgtgtttttgtttgaataaatgcttgtgtgggagagagacacgctccgctggttcatatgaacacatgtgttcttagcttttaatgttcatggcgaatgttgaatcttcttcgttaaattgttatatggttggaatcgggaaatgctacatgtagtaattctaaaatgtattcaataatttgatacttggcaattgttgtgctaatgtttaagctcttgcatcatatactttgcacccattaatgaagaagagAGTGGATTCGGTGAACatgggggtacgtgagcaccccctgcGTACCGTCCATAGCGCGTTGAGATTCGGTTATTGCCAATACCTTTGTTGACCGGTCATTCTGTCATATCCGCTAATGAAGACCATGACGCAACGTCCGCGGCCAGCGGTGCAATAAAATAGTGCGCGAATGATTAGCGTCACATGCGCAGCAGCTGTTTCCCGCCTTGGCTTTGGCGCCATAGAAATGGAGAGGGCGCCAATCGATCTGGTGGGAAAAAATAGAATTGGCGCGAATCGTGTTGGACGAATATGCCTGGCAAAATTTTCACGCCCGTGACGCGTCCTGCATATCTATACTTTATAACTACCGCGTCGCACAGTCCCTGCTAGCAGCTAGCTGATACTTGCCGCGTGGAATCTGCACACGACGCGTGGGAGGTAGGCGCCATGATATCCCTCCACTCCGCCCCGCGGTTCACGGTCTTGATAAAGCTCGAGcccggctggaggcggcggctcGCGCTGCCGCAGTACGCCGTCCTacggcggccggcgacgaggagcgtccgcgcggcggcggtggccgagtCCGTCGGCGCCGAGCTCCGCCGGCTCGCGCGCGACGTAgtggccggcgacgacgatgaccGGCTGCTCAACTACGAGACCCTCCTCGTCGACCGCTTCCTGGACATCCTGCAGGAGCTGCACGGCATCAACTTCAGACGAGTGGTACGCTCAGAGCAGCACATAATTCTCATTTCCATGTGTCCATGATCAGGAGATCAATTAATGGATGGTGCTTGTGCAGGCTGAGGAGTGCCTGAGGGTGTCCGGGGAGTACCAGCGCGACGGGGGCGACCAGGCGGCGAGGCTGGCCCAGCTGGGGGCGCTCTTCACCAGCCTCGACGTCGGCGACGCCATCACGCTCACCAGCTCCTTCTCCCACATGCTCAACCTGGCCAACCTCGCCGAGGAGGTCCAGATGGTGCGCCAGAAGAAGATGGAGGCCAGCTGCCGCGGCAGCTTCGCCGATGAGGGCTCCGCGCCCACCGAGTCCGACATCGACGAGACCATCCAGCGGCTCGTGCACGGGCTCGGCAAGATGCCCCGGGAGGTGTTCGACGCGCTCAGGACACAGACCACCGACCTCGTCTTCACCGCGCACCCCACACAGTCCGTCAGGAGGTCGCTTCTCGAGAAGCACGCCAGGTAATTAGCCGTAGATTAATGGAAGTGTTTAGTTGTTTACTTTGCTGTTACTAGCT contains the following coding sequences:
- the LOC124648510 gene encoding phosphoenolpyruvate carboxylase 1-like — protein: MISLHSAPRFTVLIKLEPGWRRRLALPQYAVLRRPATRSVRAAAVAESVGAELRRLARDVVAGDDDDRLLNYETLLVDRFLDILQELHGINFRRVAEECLRVSGEYQRDGGDQAARLAQLGALFTSLDVGDAITLTSSFSHMLNLANLAEEVQMVRQKKMEASCRGSFADEGSAPTESDIDETIQRLVHGLGKMPREVFDALRTQTTDLVFTAHPTQSVRRSLLEKHAR